The Streptomyces sp. NBC_00162 genome window below encodes:
- a CDS encoding TetR/AcrR family transcriptional regulator, whose protein sequence is MSPKQQRGEATVEQVMDAALSIYASSGEAGLTLGAITKASGVSSGSIYHHFGSLDGVLSALALRALGQLLSALGTALTQATHARSGIQAVVLAYLDFVQTHPEEASLLHSVAADREGMARAGQIRDSQEARLAPIALWIHAHQESGELVKLSAPMIESLVLGPVVAVVRRWLTVGDIDMEEAARALPDHIWRSVSHT, encoded by the coding sequence ATGAGCCCAAAACAACAACGCGGCGAAGCCACGGTCGAACAAGTGATGGATGCAGCGCTCAGCATCTACGCCTCGTCGGGCGAAGCCGGCCTCACCCTCGGCGCCATCACCAAGGCCAGCGGGGTCAGCTCCGGAAGCATCTACCACCACTTCGGCAGTCTCGACGGGGTGCTCTCCGCGCTCGCACTTCGCGCGCTGGGTCAGCTCCTGAGCGCGCTGGGAACGGCACTGACCCAGGCGACCCACGCCCGCTCCGGCATCCAGGCCGTTGTCCTGGCGTACCTGGATTTCGTGCAGACCCATCCGGAAGAGGCCAGCCTCTTGCACTCCGTCGCCGCAGATCGCGAAGGCATGGCGCGCGCCGGACAGATCCGTGACTCCCAGGAGGCCCGGCTGGCACCGATCGCCCTCTGGATCCACGCGCACCAGGAATCCGGCGAACTCGTGAAGCTCTCCGCCCCCATGATCGAGTCCCTTGTCCTGGGCCCGGTCGTCGCCGTCGTCCGCCGCTGGCTCACCGTAGGCGACATCGATATGGAGGAAGCCGCCCGCGCACTGCCTGACCACATCTGGCGCTCAGTCAGTCACACCTAG
- a CDS encoding SMI1/KNR4 family protein has translation MAEHELGVSFPAAYRAYLKETKPAKPVFRPRRKEWGWDWGADRQTLAELLPLPFPHPDSFVNANAELDAREPRLEDFTNGQAHAVAWQAWDGECEVFEDQKTAGAVILQDHGCGFYTLLAVTGPLAGTVWWDGRATCDLIIPLSLDHMGSARPVTFSEWLRHDSWDLLPPGWGRSPRSTS, from the coding sequence ATGGCCGAGCACGAGCTCGGTGTGTCCTTCCCGGCCGCGTACCGCGCGTATCTCAAAGAGACGAAGCCCGCCAAGCCGGTGTTCCGGCCCCGTCGAAAAGAGTGGGGCTGGGATTGGGGCGCGGACCGTCAGACCCTGGCAGAGCTGCTGCCCCTGCCCTTTCCACACCCCGACTCATTCGTGAACGCGAACGCCGAACTGGACGCACGCGAACCCCGCCTGGAGGACTTCACCAACGGGCAGGCCCACGCAGTTGCCTGGCAGGCCTGGGACGGGGAATGCGAGGTCTTCGAAGACCAGAAGACCGCCGGAGCCGTGATCCTGCAGGACCACGGCTGCGGCTTCTACACGCTGCTGGCGGTCACCGGTCCACTGGCCGGCACGGTGTGGTGGGATGGTCGCGCCACCTGTGACCTGATCATCCCGCTGTCCCTCGATCACATGGGCAGCGCCCGCCCGGTCACGTTCAGCGAGTGGCTTCGCCACGATTCCTGGGACTTGCTGCCGCCGGGCTGGGGTAGGTCCCCTCGCTCCACCTCATAG
- a CDS encoding lipase family protein: protein MATDANQPTVPQVTMTLSAIAATAATPRPSGETLAEQSARIILGINQQLADTSLATQGTWVLSWLGVSPGNANMAYLARNTDSSNSFAVVIRGTVGSVTDLLEDLDVGTVVPFNLVGMPSSVSVSKGAMKAFTQVVTMSTAGVTLAQALNTALSQAEPNPTVYVTGHSLGGCIATMVAPYLQTLTWPKGKPNFELHTFAAPTAGGANFAAYVDSLDWQANERHFNINDMVPQAWNNLEVTKQWYLTPGPAADDDVKAVISALVALPGPNVYVQPGKDDPLNDSYDPVDPNLVKASLQDFMGQVAFQHANSTYLGLLGAPDVQSGPVVTVVTPVGTAGAPVEIVGSGFGEGVMVDFGTVPISKEYVLRDDVIVVWAPEGVGVVDIRATNNLGTSPAVPRGQFSYGGPAAVVATGISPDTGRAGDQVQINGVNFASDCQVYFGDNLAELVDYAPEQLLVNAPKPTIGVGKSATVNVTVLSNGYSSPATPADEFTYLEWHRP, encoded by the coding sequence ATGGCGACCGACGCGAACCAGCCGACCGTCCCGCAGGTGACCATGACGCTCTCTGCGATCGCGGCGACCGCCGCCACCCCGCGCCCCTCGGGCGAGACCCTCGCGGAACAGAGCGCCCGGATCATCCTCGGCATCAACCAGCAACTGGCCGACACCTCGCTCGCGACCCAGGGCACCTGGGTCCTCTCCTGGCTCGGGGTGAGTCCGGGCAACGCCAACATGGCTTACCTCGCCAGGAACACCGACAGTTCCAACTCGTTCGCCGTGGTGATCCGCGGCACCGTCGGCAGTGTGACCGATCTGCTGGAGGACCTCGACGTCGGCACGGTAGTCCCGTTCAACCTCGTCGGGATGCCGTCCTCGGTCTCGGTCTCCAAGGGAGCGATGAAGGCGTTCACCCAGGTCGTCACCATGAGCACGGCGGGTGTCACGCTGGCGCAGGCGCTCAACACAGCCCTGAGCCAGGCAGAGCCGAACCCGACGGTCTACGTGACCGGCCACAGCCTGGGCGGCTGCATCGCGACCATGGTCGCCCCTTACCTCCAGACACTCACCTGGCCCAAGGGGAAGCCGAACTTCGAGCTGCACACCTTCGCTGCCCCCACCGCCGGTGGAGCAAACTTCGCCGCCTACGTCGACTCCCTGGACTGGCAGGCGAACGAGCGCCACTTCAACATCAACGACATGGTGCCGCAGGCCTGGAACAACCTCGAGGTGACCAAGCAGTGGTACCTCACACCGGGCCCGGCAGCGGACGACGACGTCAAAGCAGTCATCTCGGCGCTCGTCGCCCTCCCCGGTCCCAACGTCTACGTCCAGCCGGGCAAGGACGACCCGCTGAACGACAGCTACGACCCCGTCGACCCGAACCTGGTGAAGGCGTCGCTCCAGGACTTCATGGGCCAGGTGGCCTTCCAGCACGCCAACTCCACCTATCTGGGCCTCCTCGGCGCGCCTGACGTGCAGTCAGGTCCGGTGGTGACCGTCGTGACTCCCGTCGGCACGGCCGGAGCCCCTGTCGAGATCGTCGGCAGCGGGTTCGGCGAGGGTGTCATGGTCGATTTCGGCACGGTGCCGATCTCCAAGGAGTACGTCCTCCGCGACGACGTGATCGTCGTCTGGGCACCCGAGGGCGTCGGCGTGGTCGACATCCGGGCCACCAACAATCTGGGCACCTCCCCGGCCGTCCCGCGCGGCCAGTTCTCCTACGGCGGCCCCGCCGCCGTGGTGGCCACTGGCATCAGCCCGGACACGGGCCGGGCCGGCGACCAAGTCCAGATCAACGGCGTCAACTTCGCCTCGGACTGCCAGGTCTACTTCGGCGACAACCTCGCCGAGCTCGTCGACTACGCCCCTGAGCAGCTGCTCGTCAATGCACCCAAGCCAACCATCGGCGTCGGCAAGTCCGCGACCGTCAACGTCACCGTCCTCTCGAACGGCTACTCGTCCCCCGCGACCCCGGCGGACGAGTTCACCTACCTGGAGTGGCACCGGCCCTGA
- a CDS encoding IS5 family transposase (programmed frameshift), giving the protein MVERLVPDELWVLFQRVVPEAPSRPQGGGRRRHGDREVLAAIVFVATSGCTWQQLPTASFGPSGATAHRRFSEWSKARVWAKLHRLVLDELGARGELDWSRCAIDSVNMRALKGDLTGPNPVDRGKFGSKIHLITERTGLPLSVGISGANLHDSQALEPLVRGIPPIRSRRGRRRRKPGKLHADKGYDYAHLRKWLRQRGIKHRIARRGIESSQRLGRHRWTIERTMAWLAGCRRLHRRYERKAEHFLAFTSIACTLICYRRLSK; this is encoded by the exons ATTGTTGAGCGGCTGGTGCCGGATGAGTTGTGGGTGTTGTTCCAGCGGGTGGTTCCGGAAGCGCCGTCGCGGCCGCAGGGCGGTGGTCGGCGGCGGCATGGTGACCGCGAAGTGCTCGCCGCGATCGTGTTCGTGGCCACGTCGGGCTGCACGTGGCAGCAGTTGCCGACCGCGTCATTCGGGCCGTCCGGGGCGACAGCCCACCGGCGCTTCTCCGAGTGGAGCAAGGCCCGTGTGTGGGCCAAGCTTCACCGTCTGGTCCTCGATGAACTCGGCGCTCGCGGCGAGCTGGACTGGTCGCGCTGTGCGATCGACTCGGTGAACATGCGGGCCTTG AAGGGGGACCTGACGGGTCCGAATCCTGTCGACAGGGGCAAGTTCGGGTCGAAGATCCACTTGATCACCGAGCGGACCGGTCTGCCCCTGTCCGTCGGAATCTCGGGAGCGAACCTGCATGACAGCCAGGCCCTCGAGCCCCTCGTCCGCGGCATACCGCCCATCCGCTCACGCCGCGGACGCCGACGGCGCAAGCCCGGAAAGCTCCACGCCGACAAAGGCTACGACTACGCCCACTTGCGGAAATGGTTACGCCAGCGAGGCATCAAGCACCGCATAGCCCGCCGTGGCATCGAGTCCTCGCAGCGCCTGGGCCGCCACCGCTGGACCATCGAACGCACCATGGCCTGGCTCGCCGGCTGCCGCCGCCTCCACCGCCGCTACGAACGCAAAGCCGAACACTTCCTCGCGTTCACCAGCATCGCCTGCACCCTCATCTGCTACCGCAGACTCTCCAAATGA
- a CDS encoding trypsin-like serine peptidase yields the protein MALIPATLTTASASEAPTPAVPGVTFGKQTTDPQKVRDFWTPERIARALANEKTDQAGIARDAAVAKAAGEAPEDAARSTAPRLTAEAPQILPAKKASVSTMGAAADVPEMPVAQKVPFPQNAPATVVGKIVFIDDAGKEHGCSGASIAADGNNTVWTAGHCVHPGDGRGSDGFYDLVLFIPGYKESLDTPGDYDAPWGEWVAQSFVAPQAWTRDKDYDEGDLAAFTVKAPTGYTNLSDTVGALGYKFGYGSDWSDIIDSGFPGEGYNRTDMDGYTQFYCTGDVVDAVDWYPWDNRLEMNCDMGAGASGGPMATTEGQIVGANSHVDTDDQDQRINDHLYSSNHGDQAVAVINAINDAN from the coding sequence GTGGCGCTGATACCTGCCACCCTCACGACCGCCTCGGCGTCCGAGGCACCCACGCCCGCCGTGCCGGGCGTGACGTTCGGCAAGCAGACCACCGATCCGCAGAAGGTCCGGGACTTCTGGACCCCCGAGAGAATCGCCCGCGCGCTGGCGAACGAGAAGACGGACCAGGCCGGCATCGCCCGCGACGCCGCAGTCGCCAAGGCAGCGGGCGAGGCGCCCGAGGACGCGGCAAGGAGCACCGCCCCGCGACTGACGGCCGAGGCTCCGCAGATCCTCCCCGCGAAGAAGGCGAGCGTGTCGACGATGGGGGCGGCGGCCGACGTCCCCGAGATGCCCGTCGCACAGAAGGTTCCGTTCCCGCAGAACGCGCCCGCCACCGTCGTCGGCAAGATCGTGTTCATCGACGACGCGGGCAAGGAACACGGTTGCAGCGGCGCCTCGATCGCGGCTGACGGCAACAACACCGTCTGGACAGCGGGTCATTGCGTGCACCCGGGCGACGGACGCGGGTCCGATGGCTTCTACGACCTGGTGCTCTTCATTCCGGGCTACAAGGAAAGCCTTGACACCCCTGGTGACTACGATGCGCCGTGGGGCGAGTGGGTCGCCCAGTCGTTCGTGGCCCCGCAGGCGTGGACCCGCGACAAGGACTACGACGAGGGCGACTTGGCCGCCTTCACCGTCAAGGCCCCGACCGGCTACACGAACCTCAGCGACACCGTGGGCGCGCTCGGCTACAAGTTCGGGTACGGCTCCGACTGGTCGGACATCATCGACTCCGGGTTCCCGGGCGAGGGCTACAACCGCACCGACATGGACGGCTACACGCAGTTCTACTGCACCGGCGACGTCGTGGACGCGGTGGACTGGTACCCGTGGGACAACCGGCTCGAGATGAACTGCGACATGGGAGCGGGCGCGAGCGGCGGACCCATGGCCACCACCGAGGGGCAGATCGTCGGAGCGAACTCCCACGTGGACACCGACGATCAGGATCAGCGGATCAACGATCACCTGTACTCGTCCAACCACGGCGACCAGGCCGTAGCGGTGATCAACGCGATCAACGACGCGAACTGA
- a CDS encoding SgcJ/EcaC family oxidoreductase, protein MIRMTTESTSHAADIEAISRLVATVERSQQNKDPEEFLGLFHPDAIWTTAHGKVLIGLDAISEFTRKVLRAATWDGKVTYEVIHVLFIRPDVAAVKVRQRYLAPGEESEGAPLYVISKQADGRWLLTACQNTGVVAD, encoded by the coding sequence ATGATCCGCATGACCACGGAATCCACATCGCACGCGGCAGATATCGAAGCGATCAGCCGGCTCGTCGCCACCGTCGAGCGCTCCCAGCAGAACAAGGACCCCGAGGAGTTCCTCGGCCTGTTCCACCCGGACGCGATCTGGACGACGGCCCACGGCAAGGTCCTCATCGGCCTCGACGCGATCTCGGAGTTCACCCGCAAAGTCCTCCGCGCGGCGACCTGGGACGGCAAGGTCACCTACGAGGTGATCCACGTGCTCTTCATCCGCCCCGACGTCGCGGCAGTCAAGGTCCGTCAGCGTTACCTGGCTCCGGGCGAGGAGAGCGAGGGAGCCCCGCTGTACGTGATCTCGAAGCAAGCCGACGGCCGCTGGTTGTTGACCGCCTGCCAAAACACGGGGGTCGTCGCCGACTAG